From the genome of Hymenobacter gelipurpurascens:
CGTGGTTGTTCTTTTTGTAAGTTGCGCCCTTAGGCAAAGGATAGAGGCTGCTTTTCTCGTAGAAAGAAGCCGGTAGCGCCTGGAAGCCGAGGCTTTGGTAGAAGCGCTCTGCCTGCTTTACCTGCCACTCGGCGCCTTTTTTCGCCAGTACGGGGTCAATGTTCAGGCCTTTCACGTCGACCATGGCACTCCAGTCCTGGCCCCAACGGTTGGGCAGCCAGGAGGCGGGGAGGTAGTCGGGCACCTGCTTCACGTTGTATTTCTTCGCCAGTTCGTAGCGGGCGTAGGTGTGCAGCTCGCGGTAGAGCGGGCGCAGCTCCTCGTTGATTTTGCGCACCAGCGTCATCATCTCCTCCCGGTTCATGCCATAGTCACTGGCCTGGTAGGAGAAGTAATCGGGGTAGCCGAGGGCCTGCACGGTTTGGTTGCGCAGGTCGCGCAGGTTCAGCAGGCCATCCTTCAGGGTAGGACCGATGGCCTTGCTGGCTTCCCAGATCTGCTGGCGCTTCAGCGGGTTCTTTTCTTTGCGCAGCAGCTCATCCAGGTCGTTGGTCGTGACGGATTTGCCGTTGTACTTATAGTCGAAGCCATAGAGCTTTTCAGTCTGCTGAGTTTCGGCTTTGATGCGGGCTTTTACCACATCGGCAATGGTCTGGGGCGAGTTGGCGGCGTTGTAGAGAGCCGTCTGCAGCTGCTTCACCTGCAACTCCGTCAGGTCCTGTTTGTGCTCCAGTAGCTCCCGCAGGCGCTGGATGTTAGCCGCCGAGCCCGTGAAAGCCGCCATGCGCTCATTGGCACGGGCCGTAGCGCCCGAGTTAGCCGTGTCGCCGGCCACAATGTGCGTGTTGGAGCGCCATTCCGCCTCTGATGATTGGGCATACAGGCGCTGGTATTCCGTGGAGTATTCTTTCAGGAACGTTTCGGCCTGCTCCTGCCAGTTGGGCGCGGCCGGCTGAGCGGCGGGCGCCGTGGTATCAGGAGTAGTGGAAGCAGTGGGCGTTTTGGCCGTAGGGGCGCAGGCCGTGAGCACGGCCGCCGTAAGGGTGGGGAGGAAGTACTTTTTCATACAACAGATGATGCGGGAAATAGGGACGTTGCTACAAGCGAAGGTACATATCCGGCCGGTTTGCGCCACGAACTAATGGCGTTTCGCCGTAGTTTCGCTGGTATGCAAGCCGCACTTATCACGCCTACACAGGCTGGGCTGGTCTACGCCGCCGATTTACTTATTATGCTGCTCCGTTACGGGTTGTTTGCGGGAGTAGCCTACGCCGTTTTCTGGCGCTGGAAGAAAGCCCGCTGGCAGCATCGCCGCATTCAACCCCGCTTCCCTGATCAGCACCACATTTATACCGAAATCCGTTATTCGGTGCTTACCTGCCTGATCTTCGCAGCGGTTGGCCTGGGCATATTTGTGGCCCGACAGCACGGCTTTACCCGCATTTATATGAGTGTAGGCCAGTACGGATGGCTCTATCTGGTGGGCAGTACAGTGCTGGCTATTTTGGCCCACGACACGTATTTCTACTGGACGCACCGGTTCATGCACTTGCCCGGGGTGTACCAGCGCGTGCACCGCATACATCATTTGTCCACCAATCCGTCGCCGTGGGCGGCCTTCGCTTTTCACCCGCTTGAGGCCGTGGTAGAGGCTGGCATCTTTCCGTTGTTGGTGTTTGTGCTGCCCTTGCACCCCATTGCCATAGTCACCTTCCTGACCTATATGATGGGCATGAATGTGCTAGGCCACCTCGGCTACGAGCCATATCCGGCCCGGTTCCTGCGCACCCGTTTCGGGCGCCTGCACAACACCAGCACCCACCACAACATGCATCATCAGTTCGTGAAAGGTAATTATGGACTGTATTTCAACTGGTGGGACCAGCTCATGGGCACCAACCATGCGAAGTATCAGGAGCGGTTCGAGAAGGTGGCCATCATTCAGCGCCAGCAGAAAGAGGTGGCCTAGGCCACCTCTTTCTGCTGCAACAAATGACAGTCTTTGTACTTCTTGCCGCTGCCGCAGGGGCAAGGGTCGTTGCGGCCAAACTTGCGGCGGCTGCGCAGGCTTCTGATCCATTCGCGCGGGTCTACGGCCAGGCGCAGGAAGCGCTTTTTGGGGTTCTGGCGCAAGGCGCGGCTCAGCAAAGCATACAGCTCAGGGTGGTGCTCCTGCAGCTTCTCGGGCTTCTCAAAGAAATATTCTGTCACGACGGCAAAGAACTCGGCCTCGTTGGTGCCGGCGTAACTGTTGATTTCGGAGTCGCCGGCCCTGATGGCCGCAATTTCGCGCTGCATCACGGCTTCCCATTCGGGGCGCAACTCAGCAGGCAGGGCAATGGCCGGCACGCCATCAATTACGCCATCGGCCTCATCCAATAAGTGCGCAAACTCATGAATACCCACGTTCTGCTTGTCGAGGGCGTCTTTAAAGCCCTGCTCCAGAGAAGCTTTTGACAGGCGCATATAGTGCGAGGTCTGGAAGCCCTGCACACTGCCCAGCAACGTACCTTCCAGGCCTACATACTCTTTGTTCGGATCGCGTTGCTGGGTCCAGGCATCGGGCACTACCAGCACCTCGCTCAGGTTGCCATACTCCCAATCGGGAAAGCCAAACACGGGAATAACGGCCGACGCGGCTACCAGCACGCAAGTGGTGTCATCAATTTCAGTTTCAATACCCGTCACGCGTTTCTGGGCCAGAAATACCTGCACCCGCTTTTCAAACCGCTGCTTGTCGCCAGGAGTGAGGGAGAGGTAGAAGGCCACGCGCTCCGTCAGAATCTGGCGCCAGGCCACTGGGAATTCAGCGGCTTCAGCGGCCTGTTTCACCCGTTTCTCGCGGGTGGCGTAGCGGTAAAAGAAGAAAATAACAACGGCAACGAGTACCGCAAAAACTGCATAAGCCATGGCCGCATCAACGGCTAGGCCACTCTTTGGGTTGTAGGCTGGGCCTAAGGTGATACAACACGGCGCCGTATGCAGCCGGCTCTCAATCGAACTAA
Proteins encoded in this window:
- a CDS encoding sterol desaturase family protein; the protein is MQAALITPTQAGLVYAADLLIMLLRYGLFAGVAYAVFWRWKKARWQHRRIQPRFPDQHHIYTEIRYSVLTCLIFAAVGLGIFVARQHGFTRIYMSVGQYGWLYLVGSTVLAILAHDTYFYWTHRFMHLPGVYQRVHRIHHLSTNPSPWAAFAFHPLEAVVEAGIFPLLVFVLPLHPIAIVTFLTYMMGMNVLGHLGYEPYPARFLRTRFGRLHNTSTHHNMHHQFVKGNYGLYFNWWDQLMGTNHAKYQERFEKVAIIQRQQKEVA
- a CDS encoding M2 family metallopeptidase; translation: MKKYFLPTLTAAVLTACAPTAKTPTASTTPDTTAPAAQPAAPNWQEQAETFLKEYSTEYQRLYAQSSEAEWRSNTHIVAGDTANSGATARANERMAAFTGSAANIQRLRELLEHKQDLTELQVKQLQTALYNAANSPQTIADVVKARIKAETQQTEKLYGFDYKYNGKSVTTNDLDELLRKEKNPLKRQQIWEASKAIGPTLKDGLLNLRDLRNQTVQALGYPDYFSYQASDYGMNREEMMTLVRKINEELRPLYRELHTYARYELAKKYNVKQVPDYLPASWLPNRWGQDWSAMVDVKGLNIDPVLAKKGAEWQVKQAERFYQSLGFQALPASFYEKSSLYPLPKGATYKKNNHASAWHMDLNQDVRSLMSVEGNTEWYETTHHELGHIYYYLTYANPDVPPLLRQGANRGYHEAMGSLMGLAATQKPFLAGLGLIDPNAKTDQTQTLLKEALNYAVFIPFASGVMSEWENSFYADKLPADQLNAKWWALAKQYQGIVPPTTRGEQYLDPATKTHINDDPAQYYDYALSYVILFQLHDHIAKKILKQDPHATNYYGNKEVGQFLADIMRPGSSKDWRTVLKEKTGEDLSARAMVEYFEPLMAYLKQQNKGRKYTM
- a CDS encoding M90 family metallopeptidase, whose amino-acid sequence is MAYAVFAVLVAVVIFFFYRYATREKRVKQAAEAAEFPVAWRQILTERVAFYLSLTPGDKQRFEKRVQVFLAQKRVTGIETEIDDTTCVLVAASAVIPVFGFPDWEYGNLSEVLVVPDAWTQQRDPNKEYVGLEGTLLGSVQGFQTSHYMRLSKASLEQGFKDALDKQNVGIHEFAHLLDEADGVIDGVPAIALPAELRPEWEAVMQREIAAIRAGDSEINSYAGTNEAEFFAVVTEYFFEKPEKLQEHHPELYALLSRALRQNPKKRFLRLAVDPREWIRSLRSRRKFGRNDPCPCGSGKKYKDCHLLQQKEVA